In Polaribacter sp. Hel_I_88, the following proteins share a genomic window:
- the rlmF gene encoding 23S rRNA (adenine(1618)-N(6))-methyltransferase RlmF, which produces MKEKGLHPNNKFDKGYNFDELVKVNPKLKPFVTINKYDSVTIDFSNPKAVKELNKALLFTFDAISTWDFPDANLCPPIPGRLDYIHHLNDLISSDSTIKILDIGTGATCIYPLLGVAAYNWDFVATDIDLDSLDTAQDIIYDNKLESKIELRQQFNEQQILKGILKNDDLFSVTMCNPPFYKSAEEAQGANKRKNRNLGNNAVRNFSGNNNELWYVGGEKAFLHNYLYESSLFKEKSNWFTSLVSKKENVESLEKSAKKLGVTAFKVIPMNQGNKFTRIVCWQWPL; this is translated from the coding sequence ATGAAAGAAAAAGGACTTCATCCAAATAATAAGTTTGATAAAGGATATAATTTTGATGAACTTGTTAAAGTAAATCCGAAGTTAAAACCGTTTGTAACTATAAATAAATACGATTCAGTTACAATTGATTTTTCAAATCCTAAAGCTGTAAAAGAACTCAATAAAGCCTTATTGTTTACGTTTGATGCAATTTCGACTTGGGATTTTCCTGACGCTAACTTATGTCCTCCAATTCCTGGAAGGTTAGATTATATTCATCATTTAAATGATTTAATTTCATCTGATTCAACCATAAAAATTTTAGATATTGGTACTGGAGCAACGTGTATTTATCCACTTTTAGGAGTTGCTGCATACAATTGGGATTTTGTAGCAACAGACATCGATTTAGATTCTTTAGATACTGCTCAAGATATTATTTACGATAATAAGCTAGAGTCAAAAATAGAATTACGTCAGCAATTTAATGAACAACAAATTTTAAAAGGAATTTTAAAAAATGATGATTTATTCTCGGTGACAATGTGTAATCCGCCTTTTTACAAATCTGCAGAAGAAGCCCAAGGAGCAAACAAACGTAAAAACAGAAATTTAGGTAATAATGCTGTTAGAAATTTCTCTGGAAACAATAACGAACTTTGGTATGTTGGAGGAGAGAAAGCTTTTTTACACAATTATTTATACGAAAGTTCTTTATTTAAAGAAAAAAGTAACTGGTTTACAAGCTTGGTTTCTAAAAAAGAAAACGTTGAAAGTTTAGAAAAATCAGCTAAAAAATTAGGCGTAACAGCGTTTAAAGTAATCCCAATGAACCAAGGTAATAAATTTACTAGAATTGTTTGTTGGCAATGGCCCCTTTAA
- a CDS encoding glycosyltransferase, with protein MFEIFVKIYEYFIFFYATSLILSYIVLAIFSFIAINRYKSYNTDIDDEELLGSPLAPGISVIAPAYNEEKTIIVNVKSLLTLNYPLFEVIIVNDGSKDKTLDLLIKEFDLVEAPFAYVEKIKTKPYKRTFKSQNPKYEILTIIDKENGGTKADAFNAGLNASVFPYYLNTDVDCILARNTLTKMIKPILSSKVTVIAVGATLRMSNNCEIEEGIITRVRPPKALIPRFQELEYIRSYLLGKMGWELINSVPNVSGGLGMFDKDIAIKAGGYGADSHAEDMDMMTRMAAHMMNNRLDYKIGYIPLSCCWTEGPPNIQILGRQRTRWASGLFQMFSDHRKILFNPSYKRLGLITFPYIFIYEFLAPIIEAFGILFSIFLLFYGYVNWNFAPLILLYSYTFAIMISSIVIIWDQMTFKYYNTTKEVLTLFLTAFIEPFLYHPMIMFFSLKGYFSYVTSQELAWGTMTRKGFDNEDDKKKKSDSSNDNNNDQNNNSGGSNEKKPNIFERLKKDKSSDSDFEPIKT; from the coding sequence ATGTTTGAAATTTTCGTAAAAATTTATGAGTATTTTATATTTTTCTATGCAACTTCTTTAATTTTAAGTTACATAGTTTTAGCTATATTTTCTTTCATAGCAATCAATAGATATAAAAGTTATAATACTGATATTGATGATGAAGAATTATTAGGTTCGCCTCTTGCCCCAGGTATTTCTGTAATTGCACCAGCTTATAACGAAGAAAAAACAATTATTGTAAATGTAAAATCTTTACTAACCTTAAACTACCCACTTTTTGAGGTAATTATTGTAAACGATGGTAGTAAAGACAAAACATTAGACCTACTTATAAAAGAATTTGATTTAGTTGAGGCACCTTTTGCTTATGTAGAAAAAATTAAAACAAAGCCTTACAAAAGAACATTTAAATCTCAGAATCCTAAATACGAAATTTTAACAATTATTGATAAAGAAAATGGAGGTACTAAAGCAGATGCCTTTAATGCAGGTCTTAATGCATCTGTATTTCCATATTATCTAAACACAGATGTAGATTGTATTTTAGCAAGGAATACGCTTACTAAAATGATTAAACCAATTTTAAGTTCTAAAGTTACTGTTATTGCAGTAGGTGCAACTTTAAGAATGTCTAATAATTGTGAAATTGAAGAAGGAATTATTACAAGAGTAAGACCTCCAAAAGCATTAATTCCACGTTTTCAAGAATTAGAATATATTAGATCTTACCTTTTAGGAAAAATGGGGTGGGAATTAATAAACTCTGTTCCTAATGTATCTGGAGGTTTAGGAATGTTTGATAAAGATATTGCTATTAAAGCTGGTGGTTATGGAGCAGATTCGCATGCAGAAGACATGGATATGATGACACGTATGGCTGCACATATGATGAACAACAGACTTGATTATAAAATTGGCTATATTCCTCTTTCTTGTTGTTGGACAGAAGGACCACCAAACATCCAAATTTTAGGAAGACAAAGAACAAGATGGGCCAGTGGATTATTTCAAATGTTTAGTGACCATAGAAAAATATTATTTAACCCAAGTTATAAAAGATTGGGTTTAATTACATTTCCATATATTTTTATATATGAGTTTTTAGCACCAATTATAGAAGCTTTTGGTATACTATTTTCTATATTCTTATTATTTTATGGTTATGTAAACTGGAATTTTGCACCATTAATCCTATTGTATTCTTACACATTTGCAATTATGATTTCATCAATTGTAATTATTTGGGATCAAATGACGTTTAAGTATTATAATACCACTAAAGAAGTTCTTACTTTATTTTTAACCGCTTTTATTGAGCCATTTTTATATCACCCTATGATCATGTTTTTCTCTTTAAAAGGATATTTCAGTTACGTTACCTCTCAAGAACTTGCTTGGGGTACAATGACTAGAAAAGGATTTGATAACGAAGATGATAAAAAGAAGAAATCTGACAGTAGTAACGACAATAATAACGATCAGAACAATAACTCTGGAGGTTCGAATGAAAAGAAACCTAACATTTTTGAAAGATTAAAAAAAGATAAAAGCTCAGATTCAGATTTTGAGCCTATAAAAACATAA
- a CDS encoding LysM peptidoglycan-binding domain-containing protein, with product MKAKYQSVLDLGEKLNIQNGDVKEEGGKLKINGTAKTQYEKNLLWDEIKKVGGENPTDLVADIKVEDTSVFAYHTVEKGETLGKIAKQYYGNPSKYTAIFKANGNILKNPDVIHPGQELVIPNL from the coding sequence ATGAAAGCAAAATATCAAAGTGTATTAGACTTAGGAGAAAAGTTAAACATTCAAAATGGTGATGTAAAAGAAGAAGGTGGAAAATTAAAAATTAATGGAACTGCTAAAACTCAATATGAAAAAAACCTTCTTTGGGATGAAATAAAGAAAGTTGGTGGAGAAAATCCAACGGATTTAGTTGCAGATATTAAAGTAGAAGATACTTCTGTTTTTGCATATCATACAGTAGAAAAAGGTGAAACTTTAGGTAAAATAGCAAAACAATATTATGGAAACCCATCAAAATATACTGCTATTTTTAAAGCCAATGGAAATATTTTAAAAAATCCAGATGTTATTCATCCAGGTCAAGAATTAGTGATTCCTAATTTATAA
- a CDS encoding DUF1573 domain-containing protein codes for MKKLFIVFSLLLITTSCFRKPDLESARKTKMEIIDPERHYYPILRGSELTAEFKIYNRGNEPLIIYDVQASCGCIELDFPTGSIGKDDFGFIVLDYDSAKNIGYVEFFVTILANTEKDVFTTVKFDLNVVTSPHYTQDYEEIYLERRKAKLAGEVDGDLTQQGYYIDEERTVR; via the coding sequence ATGAAAAAATTATTTATAGTATTCTCCTTGCTTCTGATTACTACATCTTGCTTTAGAAAGCCAGATTTAGAAAGTGCAAGAAAAACAAAAATGGAGATTATTGATCCTGAAAGACATTATTATCCAATTTTACGTGGCTCAGAACTAACTGCTGAATTTAAAATATACAATAGAGGTAATGAACCTTTAATTATTTATGATGTGCAAGCTTCTTGTGGTTGTATAGAGTTAGATTTCCCAACAGGTTCTATTGGTAAAGACGATTTTGGTTTTATAGTTTTAGATTATGACAGTGCTAAAAACATTGGGTATGTAGAGTTTTTTGTAACCATACTTGCCAATACAGAAAAAGATGTGTTTACCACTGTTAAATTCGATTTAAACGTAGTTACATCTCCTCATTATACACAAGATTATGAGGAAATTTATTTAGAAAGAAGAAAAGCAAAATTAGCTGGTGAAGTTGATGGAGATTTAACCCAACAAGGGTATTATATTGATGAAGAAAGAACAGTAAGATAA
- a CDS encoding tetratricopeptide repeat protein, whose product MKINKSIFIFIVILLSQLNIYSQVFDSSDLYFEEAKKDIAEQNFTKAAKMSWRGLQISREDLDLKVLLGKANLQLGKYDTARYVLKQVYDKRRKDIDVLQYLVTIEQTTQRYSDAICFVNELLEITPYSRGWHLRKIEIYKEMGNFEEAERALKRIYQIYPNDTEIESRYNYIMIGDGNDALKNKNYDDANQIYKTIIDNNPSNKDAYLGLIRNEILKGNPEVALQYTNRSLLELPSDRELVEKKVGLLEQLGRHEEAIVYIKTDPSVSADKFPELHSKTLPYLMQQSASFNEYNDTYEINKKLAEMNGNSESTTYVINNALGKGYDIDAEYFLKKNIKRNPNNKKFLVQLKELYRPIKDKERFEKEVIELHEKFPNDSDITADYNLVMYNRAKQFVINKQYSEALEIFNELINFPDFTEESESQIFGIYLLQERYDEATDQIDKLIGLAPDDPDYLEKKSTLYQQMELFDDALEITRSLEQNYPLEQRYPTLYVSQVEAYATYLMREQRYRAVLPLVEDGLTRENNNKRLLDIAINASSAIPDYERGINYGKSALSFYPNNKNFKLKLANLYSQNKQYDEAKGVLDSLRTVYVYDRNVKNALAEVLFYRARNQEEEGLVDEALVNYDSAVALNPADRGSLMRMVNLHITQKPNDESLEFINEKLEKTPEDNFLKYKKGIVFELLQQYDSAYYYQKFREIDNPYEKQQWELALEVLRAAKLKNQLAATYSQASADSTAFSTSLASLSYSHKYDDKNSFGANLNYAARRSGVGVQGGVNYSRIFSPTLYADVGVLLGNLFFPKFVLYGNAYKGLDNDYEVQAGVRFLRLQNDINFFSIHGGVSRTWEDIWLNAKLTLMRDDQFNYFNFATQTRINVNPRKDYVSFIVSFGSAPFNDQLPEAEAAFLNFSNVLVGAGYGYNISPKTSLIFNGSWINFQSPVTDSNALAFINVYNVSITIVTKF is encoded by the coding sequence ATGAAAATAAATAAATCCATTTTTATTTTTATTGTGATATTACTTTCACAATTAAATATTTATTCTCAGGTATTTGATTCTTCGGATTTATATTTCGAAGAAGCTAAAAAAGATATTGCAGAACAAAACTTTACGAAAGCTGCAAAAATGAGCTGGAGAGGACTACAAATTTCTAGAGAAGATCTAGATTTAAAAGTTCTTTTAGGAAAAGCAAATCTTCAACTTGGTAAATACGATACTGCAAGATATGTATTAAAACAAGTTTACGATAAACGACGAAAAGATATTGATGTATTACAATATTTAGTAACCATAGAGCAAACAACTCAAAGATATTCTGATGCTATTTGTTTTGTAAACGAATTATTAGAAATTACTCCTTATAGTAGAGGCTGGCATTTACGTAAAATAGAAATCTACAAAGAAATGGGTAATTTTGAAGAAGCAGAAAGAGCTTTAAAAAGAATTTACCAAATTTATCCTAATGATACTGAAATAGAAAGCAGGTATAATTACATTATGATAGGTGATGGAAATGATGCCTTAAAAAATAAAAATTACGATGATGCTAACCAAATCTATAAAACGATTATCGATAATAATCCATCTAACAAAGACGCATATTTAGGGTTAATTCGAAATGAGATTTTAAAAGGAAATCCAGAAGTTGCACTTCAATACACAAACAGATCTCTTTTAGAATTACCATCTGATAGAGAATTAGTAGAAAAAAAGGTTGGTTTATTAGAACAATTAGGCAGACATGAAGAAGCTATCGTTTATATAAAAACAGATCCTAGTGTTAGTGCAGATAAGTTTCCTGAATTGCACTCTAAAACTTTACCTTATTTAATGCAGCAATCTGCAAGTTTTAATGAATACAATGATACTTATGAAATAAATAAGAAATTAGCAGAAATGAATGGCAATTCAGAATCTACAACCTATGTTATTAATAACGCTTTAGGAAAAGGATATGATATTGATGCTGAATATTTCTTAAAGAAAAACATCAAAAGAAACCCAAATAATAAAAAATTCTTAGTTCAATTAAAAGAACTTTATAGACCAATAAAAGATAAGGAAAGGTTTGAAAAAGAAGTAATTGAACTACATGAAAAATTTCCTAATGATTCTGACATTACAGCAGATTATAATTTGGTAATGTACAACAGAGCAAAACAGTTTGTTATAAATAAACAATATAGTGAAGCTCTAGAAATTTTTAACGAATTGATAAACTTTCCAGATTTTACAGAAGAATCTGAAAGTCAAATTTTTGGTATTTATCTACTACAAGAAAGATATGATGAAGCTACAGATCAAATCGATAAATTAATTGGTTTGGCTCCAGATGATCCAGATTATTTAGAAAAAAAATCTACCCTTTATCAACAAATGGAATTATTTGATGATGCTTTAGAGATTACAAGATCATTAGAACAAAACTATCCATTAGAACAAAGATACCCAACTTTATATGTAAGTCAAGTAGAAGCGTATGCTACGTATTTAATGAGAGAACAAAGATATAGAGCTGTATTACCATTGGTAGAAGATGGTTTAACAAGAGAAAATAACAATAAAAGATTATTAGACATTGCCATAAACGCATCTTCTGCAATACCAGATTATGAAAGAGGAATCAATTATGGAAAAAGTGCCTTAAGTTTTTATCCAAATAATAAAAACTTTAAGCTAAAATTAGCTAATCTATACTCTCAAAACAAACAATATGATGAGGCTAAAGGTGTTTTAGATTCTTTAAGAACTGTATATGTTTATGATAGAAACGTTAAAAATGCACTAGCTGAAGTTTTATTTTACAGAGCAAGAAACCAGGAAGAAGAAGGATTAGTTGATGAAGCTTTAGTAAATTATGACTCTGCAGTAGCTTTAAATCCAGCTGATAGAGGTTCATTAATGAGAATGGTAAATTTACACATTACTCAAAAACCAAATGATGAATCTTTAGAATTTATTAATGAAAAACTAGAAAAAACACCCGAAGATAATTTCTTAAAATATAAAAAAGGGATAGTTTTTGAATTATTACAACAATATGATTCTGCTTATTATTATCAAAAATTTAGAGAAATTGATAATCCTTATGAAAAACAACAATGGGAATTAGCGTTGGAAGTTTTAAGAGCGGCAAAACTAAAAAATCAGTTAGCAGCAACGTACTCTCAAGCCTCTGCAGATTCTACTGCTTTTAGTACATCTTTAGCAAGTTTAAGTTACAGTCATAAATACGATGATAAAAACTCATTTGGAGCTAATTTAAATTATGCAGCAAGAAGATCTGGTGTTGGTGTTCAAGGAGGTGTTAATTATTCTAGAATATTCTCACCTACTTTATATGCAGATGTTGGTGTTTTATTGGGAAACCTGTTTTTTCCTAAATTCGTTCTATATGGAAACGCTTATAAAGGTTTAGATAATGATTATGAAGTTCAAGCTGGTGTTCGATTTTTAAGGTTACAAAACGATATAAACTTTTTTAGTATTCATGGAGGGGTTTCTAGAACTTGGGAAGATATTTGGTTAAATGCCAAATTAACATTAATGAGAGATGATCAATTTAATTACTTTAATTTTGCAACACAAACAAGAATTAACGTAAACCCAAGAAAAGATTATGTAAGCTTTATTGTTTCTTTTGGTAGTGCTCCTTTCAACGATCAATTACCTGAAGCAGAAGCAGCTTTTTTGAACTTTTCTAACGTACTTGTTGGAGCTGGATATGGATACAATATTTCTCCAAAAACATCATTGATATTTAATGGATCTTGGATTAACTTTCAAAGTCCAGTAACTGATAGTAATGCTCTAGCTTTTATAAATGTTTATAACGTTTCTATTACTATTGTAACAAAATTTTAA
- a CDS encoding HEAT repeat domain-containing protein — protein sequence MITIYTIRRRHNRLQKTLENSVPEIIKLFADILFTDKNYSEQEIFTKFEEIVDEVNRESLDIAVGVLVDFKNEHKESEKYPLIIGALGIVEHLERKFDSRSNSEKIDAFQEAFVLDLNKFDSKVLRYAYSKNKMIRSEARNSYLALSTNDPYRFFDEFDRDLSKWDEIELMQYLELQKERGNLEGLGKWINYSKNQSLVVFLIKMVGYFKQRGINEILIEKLEDDNEKVRAEAILTLGELNISETEQELIDRYYTEPEICQVAIVKTIRKFNSGKSLNFLQEIFDETNNTDTKKIIAEAILNYSYEGKIAFQNLKNTLKGFDLIILQHIETPLIKYK from the coding sequence ATGATTACAATTTATACAATAAGAAGAAGACATAATAGATTACAGAAAACATTAGAAAATAGTGTTCCTGAAATTATTAAATTATTCGCAGATATTCTCTTCACAGATAAAAATTATTCTGAACAAGAAATTTTTACTAAATTCGAAGAAATAGTAGATGAAGTTAACAGAGAATCTTTAGATATTGCTGTTGGTGTTTTAGTCGATTTTAAAAACGAACACAAAGAATCAGAAAAATACCCACTAATTATTGGTGCTTTAGGAATTGTAGAACATTTAGAAAGAAAATTTGATTCACGTTCTAACAGTGAAAAAATTGATGCCTTTCAAGAAGCTTTTGTATTAGATTTAAATAAATTTGATTCAAAAGTTTTACGTTATGCCTACAGTAAAAACAAAATGATTCGAAGTGAAGCAAGAAACTCATACCTTGCATTAAGTACCAATGATCCTTACCGATTTTTCGATGAATTTGATAGAGATTTAAGTAAATGGGATGAAATTGAATTGATGCAGTATTTGGAACTTCAAAAAGAAAGAGGTAATTTAGAAGGATTAGGAAAGTGGATTAACTATTCTAAAAACCAATCTTTAGTAGTTTTTCTTATAAAAATGGTTGGTTACTTTAAACAACGAGGTATCAACGAAATTTTAATTGAAAAACTTGAAGACGATAATGAAAAAGTTAGAGCAGAAGCTATTTTAACATTAGGAGAACTAAACATCTCTGAAACAGAACAAGAATTAATTGATCGATATTATACTGAGCCAGAAATTTGCCAAGTTGCGATTGTAAAAACTATTAGAAAATTTAATTCTGGAAAATCATTAAACTTTTTACAAGAAATTTTTGATGAAACAAACAATACTGATACCAAAAAAATTATTGCTGAGGCTATATTAAATTATAGTTACGAAGGAAAAATCGCTTTTCAAAATTTAAAAAACACTTTGAAAGGTTTTGATTTAATCATTTTACAGCATATTGAAACTCCTTTAATTAAATACAAATAG
- a CDS encoding DUF4838 domain-containing protein, translated as MFSKKEKIAPKISIPFSADILVTNAANKFNENFKIVTGEILNIERSNNLNKNYNYILLRVNPTQKEDFCIYKKDQNITIQGTTSQNLEYAIDDFFKRYTNLNFEKIKENKEENSILDSIEVPEKFSECSSPVFEYREPYYSSNFNPNFRSWNKTNFLELEWGIWGHNLNKVLKDIEVPESIYARVGNKRVKDQYCFTSDSLFKYVNEKVKVTYDSDHALNKYMILPNDNDIVCTCGTCKAAGNTNTDAAPAVFTFLNKLAKENRKLSFFTTAYITVKNVPRFKAESNTGVFYSTIDIQKGIAIENTKYAKEFQEEITKWRNYVNNVYIWDYTVNFDNYFDIYPIIKVTQQNLKLYNKLGVNGVFLHGSEYDYSTFQELKATLFAKLLWNPNINIDQEINDYFQIRFSTKLANVLTNYYTFIENSFSTNKKELSIYSGINKTVKKYLDPKVFFEFYNEFDTHTQQNKFDKDYLKIATGLTFLKLEIMRDYGLGSYGFGILNEDKEIIVKNEAAVLLDHLSAYSKAANLKTYNERGYKIDDYIDSWRKNIFKYHKRKHYFYKKDFEVTSKLDEDYQNTKILNDGAFGLNDYNTNWHISSIDNLVLKIKKDDISKSKKITFSFLQDTKHKIYYPSSIEILDAEYKMIKKIKLKTDTTVLDTKEVSIDLPSEFDNKQLSDSFIIKVIKPIIAGKNALACDEIIFN; from the coding sequence TTGTTTTCAAAGAAAGAAAAAATAGCTCCAAAAATAAGCATTCCTTTTAGTGCTGATATTTTAGTAACAAATGCTGCAAATAAATTTAATGAAAATTTTAAAATTGTTACCGGAGAAATTTTAAATATTGAGAGAAGTAATAACTTAAATAAAAATTATAACTATATTCTTTTAAGGGTAAATCCAACTCAAAAAGAGGATTTTTGCATTTATAAAAAAGATCAAAATATTACAATTCAAGGTACCACATCGCAAAATTTAGAGTATGCCATTGACGATTTTTTTAAACGCTACACCAATCTTAATTTCGAGAAAATAAAAGAAAATAAAGAAGAAAATTCAATTTTAGATTCTATTGAAGTGCCTGAGAAATTTAGCGAATGCTCATCTCCTGTATTTGAGTATAGAGAACCTTACTATTCATCAAATTTTAACCCGAATTTTAGATCTTGGAACAAGACTAATTTTTTAGAATTAGAATGGGGAATTTGGGGCCATAATTTAAATAAAGTATTAAAAGATATTGAAGTACCAGAATCTATTTATGCTAGAGTTGGTAACAAAAGAGTTAAAGACCAATATTGTTTTACAAGCGACAGTTTGTTTAAATATGTAAACGAAAAAGTAAAAGTTACTTACGATAGTGATCATGCTCTTAACAAGTACATGATTTTACCCAATGATAACGATATTGTTTGCACCTGTGGTACTTGTAAAGCTGCTGGAAACACAAATACAGATGCAGCACCAGCTGTTTTTACCTTTTTAAATAAATTGGCTAAAGAAAATAGAAAATTATCTTTTTTTACAACTGCATATATAACTGTTAAAAACGTTCCAAGGTTTAAAGCAGAGTCTAATACTGGTGTTTTTTACAGTACTATAGATATTCAAAAGGGAATTGCTATAGAAAACACTAAATACGCTAAAGAGTTTCAAGAGGAAATTACCAAATGGCGAAATTATGTAAACAACGTATATATTTGGGATTATACTGTAAATTTTGACAACTATTTTGATATTTATCCGATTATTAAAGTTACACAGCAAAATTTAAAATTGTACAATAAATTAGGGGTAAATGGCGTTTTTTTACATGGAAGCGAATATGATTATAGTACTTTCCAAGAGTTAAAAGCTACCCTATTTGCAAAACTATTATGGAATCCTAACATCAATATAGATCAAGAAATAAATGACTATTTCCAAATACGATTCTCAACTAAATTAGCTAATGTTTTAACCAATTATTACACTTTTATAGAAAACTCATTTTCTACAAATAAAAAGGAATTAAGCATCTATAGTGGTATCAATAAAACTGTAAAAAAATATTTAGATCCAAAAGTGTTTTTTGAATTTTATAATGAATTCGATACGCACACCCAACAAAATAAGTTTGATAAAGATTATTTAAAAATAGCCACAGGACTTACATTTCTTAAATTAGAAATTATGCGAGATTATGGTTTGGGATCTTATGGTTTTGGTATCTTAAATGAGGATAAAGAAATTATCGTAAAAAACGAAGCTGCTGTTTTATTAGACCATTTGTCAGCCTACAGTAAAGCTGCCAATCTTAAAACGTATAATGAAAGAGGTTATAAAATTGATGACTATATTGATAGTTGGCGAAAAAATATATTTAAATATCATAAAAGAAAACATTATTTTTACAAAAAGGATTTTGAGGTAACATCTAAATTAGATGAAGATTACCAAAACACCAAAATTTTAAATGATGGTGCTTTTGGTTTGAATGATTACAATACAAACTGGCATATAAGTTCTATTGATAATTTAGTTTTAAAAATAAAAAAAGACGATATTTCTAAATCTAAAAAAATTACGTTTTCATTTTTACAAGATACAAAACACAAAATTTATTATCCAAGTTCCATTGAAATACTGGATGCAGAGTATAAAATGATTAAAAAAATAAAGTTAAAAACCGATACAACAGTATTAGACACAAAAGAAGTTTCTATAGATTTACCATCAGAATTCGATAATAAACAACTTTCTGATTCATTTATCATTAAAGTAATAAAACCTATAATTGCTGGTAAAAATGCTTTGGCTTGTGATGAAATTATATTTAATTAA